The Coccidioides posadasii str. Silveira chromosome 5, complete sequence genome has a segment encoding these proteins:
- a CDS encoding mitochondrial 54S ribosomal protein bL21m (EggNog:ENOG410PP2I~COG:C,E~BUSCO:15001at33183) — MLSRLPVRAALDLRARSTALPSSTFVARRVYLHQVSPVTQFRETHPEIPPQSAPAEQPVRQSKSQTLTTASQTPPSPTTPDLPSVIETTIPAPKPAVPPTFTEPVTLTESIISLLPRLTTQSPHYITAHIHARPYILTAGDTLRLPFLMPDVHSGDIIRLNRASTLGSRDFTLKGAPYIDERLFECRLRVMGVESEPLRVKEKTKRRQRHIRRVKSKHKYTILRVMDVKVKTLEELIAEGAQVEK, encoded by the coding sequence ATGCTGTCCAGACTACCCGTCCGAGCCGCGCTCGACCTGCGAGCCCGATCCACAGCTCTCCCCAGTTCAACCTTCGTAGCAAGAAGAGTATACCTCCACCAGGTTTCCCCAGTAACCCAGTTCCGTGAGACGCACCCCGAGATCCCTCCGCAATCGGCACCAGCAGAACAGCCCGTCCGCCAATCCAAGTCTCAAACCCTCACGACAGCATCACAGACACCCCCTTCGCCCACGACTCCCGATCTCCCATCCGTTATCGAAACCACTATTCCAGCCCCCAAGCCCGCCGTCCCACCAACCTTCACCGAGCCCGTCACACTCACCGAATCCATCATCTCCCTCCTCCCACGCCTCACCACCCAATCTCCACACTACATAACCGCCCACATCCACGCCCGGCCCTACATCCTCACTGCAGGTGACACCCTCCGCCTCCCTTTCCTCATGCCAGACGTTCACTCCGGCGACATCATCCGCCTCAACCGCGCTTCGACGCTGGGATCCCGCGACTTCACTCTAAAAGGTGCTCCGTACATCGACGAGCGGCTGTTCGAGTGCCGACTGCGGGTGATGGGTGTGGAATCGGAGCCATTGCGCGTCAAGGAGAAGACAAAGAGACGACAGAGGCATATTCGGCGGGTTAAGAGCAAGCACAAGTATACGATTCTGAGGGTGATGGATGTGAAGGTGAAAACTCTAGAGGAGCTGATCGCCGAGGGGGCGCAGGTTGAGAAATGA
- a CDS encoding uncharacterized protein (EggNog:ENOG410PGIV~COG:Q~BUSCO:13203at33183), which translates to MASIRENCRKIICIGRNYADHIAELNNTRPKKPFFFLKPTTSLVTPGYPHVFRPKGVNLHYEVELGLIMGRRLKDSDPADEKGALDAISGYVVAIDMTARNVQESAKRAGLPWSIAKGFDTFCPISNFIPKQAIPDPHNANLHLSVNNEIRQNDNTGLMLYRIPQILAEISMVMTLEPGDLVLTGTPKGVGEVKHGDVMRAGISVDGKRLPEGNIEVTVKDSEGRFTFGEF; encoded by the exons ATGGCGTCGATCAGGGAAAACTGCCGAAAAATCATTTGCATCGGCCGGAACTATGC AGACCACATCGCTGAACTCAACAATACCCGCCCCAAGAAACCATTTTTCTTCCTGAAGCCCACAACTTCGCTTGTAACGCCCGGCTACCCGCACGTCTTCAGACCAAAGGGCGTAAACCTCCACTATGAAGTCGAGCTCGGCCTTATCATGGGCCGCCGCCTGAAAGACTCAGATCCAGCTGACGAAAAGGGAGCTTTGGATGCCATCTCCG GTTACGTCGTCGCCATTGACATGACCGCCCGTAACGTCCAAGAGTCCGCCAAACGCGCCGGCCTCCCCTGGTCCATCGCCAAGGGCTTCGACACCTTCTGTCCCATCAGCAACTTCATCCCCAAACAAGCCATTCCAGACCCCCATAACGCCAATCTACATCTTTCCGTGAACAACGAGATCCGCCAGAATGACAACACCGGCTTGATGCTGTATCGCATTCCTCAGATTCTAGCAGAGATATCTATGGTCATGACGCTCGAGCCTGGTGATCTTGTCCTGACGGGTACACCGAAGGGAGTGGGCGAAGTGAAGCATGGAGATGTCATGAGGGCAGGAATCAGTGTAGATGGGAAGCGATTGCCGGAAGGGAATATCGAAGTTACAGTGAAGGATTCCGAGGGGAGGTTTACCTTTGGGGAGTTTTAG
- a CDS encoding uncharacterized protein (EggNog:ENOG410PNXE~COG:A) — protein MAANVDAKLLKQTKFPPEFNTKVDMNKVNIEVMKKWIAVKISDILGNEDDVVIELCFNLIEGSRFPNIKHLQIQLTGFLDKDTPKFCKDLWNLCLSAQSNPQGVPKELLEAKKLELIQEKLDAEKAAEEARQRKEEELAREREMEAIRRREREERAGGGRNRRDYGRRNFRDSRSPPPRRRSPDRYRDRRRPRGDTYAPSGGRGSRWADGRGRRPSRSMSRSPSLSRSPSRSVARSPSRSISPPRRGYRARRDRGRRWQRSISRSPSYDRRDAKRRRRESPVYSDHRSRSRTRSESSRSRSPRRYRRRSLSSSSRNVSRSPSPRRRRNQRSQRYRSRSVSRSASRSRSPPRRSLSRSPSRSGSPGRRGGGGRLRRSSSTVSKHDRRETRADVTKDLNSRDHRSLSRSRDRRDRSPRRARSRTRSHTRTPLSSRSRSRDRTKRKRHQSIERYAPAARRRRKSSPVSSPARRREEKAGSDVEK, from the exons ATGGCGGCTAACGTGGATGCGAAGTTGCTGAAGCAGACGAAATTCCCTCCCGAGTTCAATACAAAGGTCGACATGAACAAAGTCAACATCGAAGTGATGAAAAA ATGGATTGCAGTCAAGATCTCGGATATCCTGGGCAATGAAGATGATGTCGTCATTGAACTGTGCTTCAATCTGATCGAGGGTTCGCGATTC CCAAATATCAAGCACTTACAGATCCAGCTTACCGGATTCTTGGACAAGGATACGCCCAAATTCTGCAAGGACCTATGGAACCTGTGCTTGAGCGCGCAAAGCAACCCGCAGGGTGTGCCGAAGGAGCTGCTTGAAGCGAAGAAGCTGGAGCTTATACAGGAAAAG CTTGATGCTGAGAAGGCAGCCGAGGAAGCCCGTCAacggaaagaagaagagttaGCTCGTGAGCGGGAAATGGAGGCGATCAGGCGACGCGAGAGAGAGGAGCGCGCCGGCGGCGGGAGGAACCGAAGAGACTACGGTCGTCGAAATTTCCGAGATTCACGTTCGCCGCCTCCCAGACGACGAAGCCCAGATAGGTACCGCGATAGACGTCGCCCGAGAGGAGATACTTATGCGCCGTCGGGAGGAAGGGGCTCACGGTGGGCGGATGGGCGAGGACGCCGTCCGTCAAGATCGATGTCGCGTTCTCCATCGCTTTCACGCTCACCATCTCGCTCCGTCGCACGCTCCCCATCCCGTTCGATTTCACCGCCACGCCGCGGATATCGGGCCAGAAGAGATCGCGGTAGACGTTGGCAACGTTCGATAAGCAGATCTCCCTCCTACGACCGGCGGGACGCCAAGCGTAGAAGGAGGGAAAGCCCCGTTTATAGTGACCACCGATCAAGATCTCGCACTCGTTCTGAATCATCTCGCTCACGTTCTCCTAGAAGATATCGGAGAAGATCCCTGAGTTCTTCTTCACGAAACGTTTCGCGTTCACCGTCTCCACGCCGTCGCCGAAACCAACGGTCGCAGAGATATCGTTCTCGCTCCGTATCTCGTTCCGCTTCCCGATCACGATCGCCACCACGACGCTCGTTATCGCGGTCGCCGTCCCGCTCAGGCAGTCCTGGACGTCGAGGTGGTGGAGGTCGGTTACGAAGATCATCATCTACCGTTTCAAAGCATGATAGAAGAGAAACACGAGCTGATGTTACCAAGGACCTTAATTCTCGTGACCATCGCTCTCTTAGTCGAAGCAGAGACCGTCGGGATCGCAGTCCACGGCGCGCTCGTAGCCGGACCAGATCCCACACTCGAACCCCCTTGTCCAGTCGGAGCCGCAGTCGCGACCGAACTAAACGAAAGAGGCATCAATCTATTGAAAGATATGCTCCTGCTGCGAGACGGCGGCGCAAGAGCTCGCCAGTCTCATCACCTGCAAGACGCCGGGAAGAGAAAGCTGGTTCGGACGTAGAGAAATGA
- a CDS encoding uncharacterized protein (EggNog:ENOG410PZ84~BUSCO:16849at33183) gives MKVAEILSDLTSLRACEHADAAALLNVGKTAPGSANPQDASSAVASSQSMNPDLQRAKDLIDLHKEVKLRHQRYQNGGLVDKDLRQARDDVSRVLWELEEV, from the exons ATGAAGGTCGCTGAGATACTCTCCGACCTCACCTCCCTTCGGGCCTGT GAACACGCAGATGCCGCCGCTCTCCTGAACGTGGGCAAAACAGCGCCAGGTTCAGCTAATCCCCAGGATGCTAGCTCTGCCGTCGCCAGCTCCCAGTCCATGAATCCAGACCTTCAGCGCGCAAAGGACCTGATTGATTTGCATAAAGAGGTGAAGCTGAGACATCAACGGTACCAGAACGGGGGATTGGTGGACAAGGACCTGCGACAAGCGAGGGATGATGTTAGCCGGGTATTGTGGGAGCTGGAGGAGGTATAG
- a CDS encoding uncharacterized protein (EggNog:ENOG410Q03F) encodes MSLPTLDSSGILPASLLWAHQLRREHKALVGQITALESSVDKTKKEVCGLNGKAGVVDKTIVSLEKAAGEMRDGMDVLRDDVSGVKAAVERLVEQRILDWEERKRLEEEAERERGMTRENRSLMDRLMEEVRGLKEEVDELRKECVKSKRTPGSLPSQRYSTLSEPPAAQPSPKAPKRARKPTRALSRISETPSSFRFRRIERPPSVELIRESLPLPPAESPAPMVDFDFTQISPISAPPSEDFLMGQQKQPSRGTKPEDPIRSLKQNALSLSNYLELGRSVLAKFPRRRDESKVVQAFWDGFNDPNDQSIVELGLERDGWSWNALQGAVRDLIEQKKKQRSRAQQNAANRRRNTTKQRKRVIPIVWSTKEEENEWLAQMGGWGAKAISNCSFE; translated from the exons ATGTCTCTTCCTACGCTTGATAGCTCAGGTATATTGCCAGCCTCGCTCCTCTGGGCTCATCAACTTCGCCGCGAGCACAAGGCTCTCGTGGGGCAGATCACGGCGCTCGAGTCGAGCGTGGATAAAACGAAGAAGGAAGTATGTGGGCTGAATGGAAAGGCCGGCGTGGTGGATAAAACAATTGTTAGCTTGGAGAAGGCTGCTGGCGAGATGAGAGATGGAATGGATGTATTGAGGGACGATGTCAGCGGAGTGAAAGCTGCTGTGGAGCGGTTGGTTGAACAGCGGATATTGGATTGGGAGGAGAGGAAGCGATTGGAAGAAGAGgcggagagggagaggggcATGACACGAGAGAATAGGAGCTTGATGGACAGGCTAATGGAAGAGGTCAGGGGTTTAAAGGAGGAAGTGGATGAGTTGAGAAAAGAGTGTG TGAAGTCGAAGCGGACACCGGGAAGCTTGCCATCACAGCGATACTCAACATTATCAGAACCGCCTGCCGCTCAACCATCCCCAAAGGCGCCGAAGCGCGCCCGAAAGCCCACCCGTGCTCTGTCGAGGATATCGGAAACACCATCTAGTTTCCGTTTCCGTCGCATAGAGCGCCCTCCATCCGTGGAACTGATACGGGAATCCTTACCATTGCCTCCTGCAGAATCACCAGCGCCCATGGTTGACTTTGATTTTACCCAAATTTCACCAATATCAGCCCCGCCGTCTGAGGATTTTCTAATGGGACAACAAAAGCAACCAAGCCGCGGGACGAAGCCTGAGGACCCCATCCGGTCCCTAAAGCAAAACGCGCTCTCTTTATCCAACTATCTTGAGCTAGGACGGTCCGTGCTGGCAAAATTTCCTAGGCGACGTGACGAAAGTAAAGTCGTGCAGGCGTTCTGGGATGGATTTAACGATCCGAATGATCAGAGCATCGTGGAACTGGGACTGGAGAGGGATGGGTGGAGTTGGAATGCACTTCAGGGTGCGGTGAGGGATTTGATAgagcaaaagaagaagcagcgGTCGCGGGCGCAGCAGAATGCTGCAAACCGCAGGAGGAACACCACTAAACAGAGGAAGAGGGTTATCCCTATTGTATGGTCaacaaaagaggaagaaaatgAGTGGTTAGCTCAGATGGGCGGATGGGGGGCTAAAGCCATAAGCAATTGTTCGTTCGAATAG
- the NSA2 gene encoding Ribosome biogenesis protein (EggNog:ENOG410PJ4S~COG:J~BUSCO:12331at33183) has product MSCVGEYIANILLKIQPQNEYIERWQKQHGKRLDHEERTRKRIARESHKQSQDAQTLRGLRAKLYHKKRHAEKIQMRKRIKAQEERDVKSAAPNEPSTTPLPQYLLDRSQATNAKALSSAIKEKRAEKAAKFSVPLPKVKGISEEEMFKVVKTGKKTSKKSWKRMITKPTFVGNDFTRRPVKYERFIRPMGLRYKKANVTHPELGVTVQLPIISVKKNPQSPMYTQLGVLTKGTIIEVNVSELGLVTAGGKVVWGKWAQITNNCENDGCVNAVLLV; this is encoded by the exons ATGAGCTGTGTGGGTGAATACATTGCTAACATCCTCCTTAAAATCCAGCCTCAGAACGA GTATATCGAGAGATGGCAGAAGCAGCACGGGAAGCG CCTCGACCACGAGGAGCGTACCCGGAAGCGGATAGCCCGTGAATCGCACAAACAATCCCAAGATGCACAAACCCTCCGCGGCCTGCGGGCCAAACTCTACCACAAGAAGCGCCATGCCGAAAAGATCCAGATGCGCAAACGCATCAAGGCgcaagaagaaagagatgTCAAGTCCGCCGCGCCCAACGAGCCCTCTACGACCCCTCTGCCACAATATCTCCTCGACCGCTCCCAGGCCACCAATGCCAAGGCCCTTTCGAGCGCGATTAAAGAGAAGCGAGCGGAAAAGGCGGCCAAGTTCTCGGTTCCACTGCCTAAGGTGAAGGGCATCAGTGAGGAGGAGATGTTCAAGGTTGTCAAGACGGGGAAGAAGACGTCGAAGAAGAGCTGGAAGAGGATGATTACGAAGCCCACTTTTGTGGGTAATGACTTTACCCGAAGACCGGTCAAGTACGAGCGGTTTATCAGGCCGATGGGGTTGAGGTACAAGAAGGCGAATGTGACGCATCCGGAGTTGGGAGTCACCGTGCAACTGCCGATTATCAGCGTGAAGAAAAACCCGCAGAGCCCGATGTATACACAGCTGGGGGTGCTGACGAAAGGGACGATCATCGAAGTCAATGTGTCGGAGTTGGGATTAGTGACCGCCGGCGGTAAGGTGGTCTGGGGCAAGTGGGCTCAGATTACAAATAATTGTGAGAACGACGGATGTGTCAATGC TGTCCTTCTTGTCTAG
- the DAL81 gene encoding Fungal specific transcription factor (EggNog:ENOG410PGMJ~COG:K~TransMembrane:1 (o580-600i)) — translation MAAAATINQQQASPVLRPRSAASQPQQQSKPSLPADRPAEQHQALESPAINRRNSSSNASGSSSASLANNPGLVTEPHGAGSSATCDACYKRKSRCAMNELVNKCYSCNFHRQECTFTLSSQLGKRKLEETTTTLENESIKRHAADESVSAPGGRLEAQSHNFTQTECQGSPSLTTQYIGMTTELEPLLLDYLPLDQNCEGQLAASRIRKFSDDGTYMRMVDVPHAGPELPSISVEAIENLVTPFGPSLIEKFFQNIHPTFPVLMEDRFRSLYQSRSVPPVLLASIYLVSLKWLDPGPGIQTLRKPDAARLESTALKLLNDSFVRPHLAAIQAGLLLSQKSALFSPRLISQLVTAAFDIGLHQDCSTWRIESWEKGLRKRLAWALYVQDKWCALTHGQPSHIFTQNWTVQELSLDDFENCYSKGPNSNDPPTHAGPLLFSCLITLTTILSDILDTFYTLRATQDFSHAGDQSTRIILERAKPIQLRLKNWFANLPPELKMDTSLNPIDTAPTTSTSTAANGGLHLAYFATEITLHRCIIRSINPNHTDDYLIHICRSAAKTRLISAMDFVNRLRPNHLRAFWPAAARTNFALIVAFGMLLRITAQTREEEEFYRCRLGEYRWTLEVSRRHAAFLGWVVECLDVMSSVIRGVGLRKPKLEEYMARSITPAVQGGRWANLREPHTAEDDKGSVSGNSFTTRRGYDQSLLSSSTVVSGLASPSTSVSGGSRRGSRSGLGQGQERSSVMNVVDLA, via the exons ATGGCGGCTGCGGCCACTATCAACCAGCAACAAGCCTCTCCGGTGCTGCGTCCTCGATCAGCGGCCTCCCAACCCCAGCAGCAATCCAAGCCCAGTCTTCCTGCCGATCGACCTGCTGAACAACACCAGGCGCTCGAGAGCCCGGCTATAAATCGCCGAAACTCTAGCTCCAATGCGTCCGggtcttcttctgcttcgcTGGCGAACAATCCCGGTCTGGTAACTGAGCCGCATGGTGCTGGGAGTTCCGCCACCTGCGACGCATGCTATAAGAGGAAGAGCCGCTGCGCTATGAATGAATTAGTAAACAAATGCTATTCCTGCAATTTTCACAGACAAGAGTGTACTTTTACCTTAAGCAGTCAACTGGGGAAAAGGAAGCTCGAAGAAACGACGACCACCTTGGAAAATGAATCTATAAAGAG ACATGCAGCAGACGAATCTGTGTCCGCTCCGGGAGGCAGATTGGAGGCACAATCGCACAATTTTACCCAAACGGAGTGCCAAGGGAGCCCATCCCTGACAACTCAGTATATCGGCATGACGACCGAGCTGGAGCCGTTGCTCCTGGACTACCTTCCACTGGACCAGAACTGCGAGGGCCAATTGGCAGCATCGCGGATCCGCAAGTTCTCGGACGATGGCACGTATATGCGAATGGTCGATGTGCCTCACGCTGGTCCTGAGCTGCCGTCGATCTCCGTCGAGGCGATCGAGAATCTGGTTACACCCTTTGGTCCCTCGTTAATTGAAAAATTCTTTCAGAACATCCATCCAACCTTCCCGGTGCTGATGGAGGATCGCTTTCGCTCTCTGTATCAGTCGAGGAGCGTACCACCCGTGCTTCTCGCCTCAATATACCTCGTTTCCCTGAAATGGCTAGACCCGGGTCCTGGGATACAGACATTACGGAAGCCAGACGCTGCTCGTCTGGAATCTACAGCTCTCAAGCTTCTAAATGACTCGTTTGTGCGACCACACTTGGCTGCCATCCAAGCTGGATTGCTTCTATCTCAAAAGTCGGCGCTCTTTTCACCGAGGCTGATATCTCAGTTGGTGACAGCAGCATTTGATATTGGGCTGCACCAGGACTGCTCTACATGGAGAATAGAGAGCTGGGAGAAAGGCCTTCGAAAAAGACTGGCTTGGGCGTTATACGTGCAGGATAAGTGGTGTGCCCTGACCCATGGACAGCCCTCACATATATTCACCCAGAACTGGACCGTGCAAGAGCTGTCCCTTGATGACTTTGAAAATTGCTATTCAAAGGGACCCAATTCAAACGATCCGCCGACGCACGCCGGgcctcttctcttttcttgcCTCATCACTCTCACCACCATCCTCTCCGACATCCTCGACACATTCTACACGCTCCGCGCCACCCAGGATTTCTCCCACGCCGGCGACCAATCCACGCGCATCATCCTCGAGCGTGCAAAACCCATCCAGCTCCGCCTGAAGAACTGGTTCGCCAATTTACCTCCCGAGCTCAAAATGGACACCTCTCTCAACCCCATCGACACCGCCCCcaccaccagcaccagcacgGCGGCCAACGGCGGGCTTCACCTTGCCTATTTCGCCACCGAGATCACCCTCCACCGCTGCATAATCCGCTCCATCAACCCAAACCACACCGACGACTACCTCATCCACATCTGTCGCTCAGCCGCCAAAACCCGCCTCATATCCGCCATGGACTTTGTCAATCGGCTGCGTCCGAACCATCTGCGCGCTTTCTGGCCGGCGGCTGCCCGTACGAATTTCGCACTCATCGTGGCATTTGGAATGTTATTGCGTATCACGGCGCAGAcgagagaggaagaggagtTTTACAGATGCCGGTTGGGAGAGTACCGGTGGACGCTGGAAGTGAGCAGGCGACACGCGGCGTTTTTAGGATGGGTGGTGGAGTGTTTGGATGTCATGAGCAGTGTGATTAGAGGCGTGGGGTTGAGAAAGCCGAAGCTGGAAGAGTATATGGCGAGATCGATCACGCCGGCGGTGCAGGGCGGCCGTTGGGCGAATCTGAGAGAGCCCCATACTGCTGAGGATGATAAGGGTTCCGTGAGTGGGAATAGTTTTACGACCAGGAGGGGGTACGATCAGTCTTTGCTGTCCTCGTCGACAGTGGTCTCCGGGCTGGCGTCTCCGTCGACGTCGGTGTCTGGAGGAAGCCGACGCGGGAGCAGGAGTGGTTTAGGCCAGGGGCAAGAGAGGAGTAGCGTGATGAATGTGGTGGATTTAGCGTGA
- the MPS1 gene encoding Dual-specificity kinase, spindle pole body (SPB) duplication and spindle checkpoint function (EggNog:ENOG410PHX5~COG:D~BUSCO:2837at33183), whose protein sequence is MTLTASPTPLPSGQRSASNRQRPASLHDLHRRTVSRHIGSNGSPHGISVEIGNMAEDLARSRAISAGDSSDDDDFPEPIKFSASVKALLGEDASGLDTSPRRGTRDGSENQPYQREDGRRQHVKQVRIASPDQRASASPPLRIVRLGLESRRSPSSLGGEASILSGRGEREYNVHEGNRDDFITPAPRTRSVRIATGSRSTTRSPSASLPSANGGSSSDASRVEERSFLDDGMKSGQDDRSYARAGMGTVPRTRAEVETGVQGSLRVKRVGKLSGSFLNGPARRGVLRRQSEEEPRAEHQEESFLDSGSRNRYEESQEPSPLEDSMLRNKRSFESPRESPRFSDNNVGASLSRTPQSIPIRQRSLRNSGSGSVSALESGSPLSHHLNSSSGSRQRRSPNVDMNPVYRVPSPPELPAKHDQENGPPPTFKRTKPEGFGLLNKIEKFSVLHEEDKGAIKAAPETVSPRKPLGKVSNNTPRRPAPPPPPKMSVLETATAVAGAASSSQSKRKRAQVSINRKVYTRLDCIGRGGSSRVYRVMAENCKIFALKRVHLEDVDPHALAGYKGEIDLLKKLRNVGRVVQLFDWEINEEKHALSVLMEMGESDLHRILTHKLNTEDAVFDPVFARFYWKEMLECVQAVHDFDIVHSDLKPANFLLVHGRLKLIDFGIANTIQDHTVNVHREQQIGTPNYMAPEALIDCNAALGLPATAGKMMKLGKPSDVWSLGCILYQMVYGKAPFAHIAKPLERIMAIPNPRVPINYPPVGVGNVSVQSNVLRTLKGCLQRDQALRPTIKQLLSPNDPFLYPETHMEGTVPITEETLGRILTNVVNHCRARGPPTAQELAGWPAGFFAKIKAAMEEDR, encoded by the coding sequence ATGACCCTTACTGCCTCCCCTACGCCATTGCCTTCGGGCCAGAGGAGTGCGAGTAATCGCCAGCGGCCAGCATCACTACATGATCTCCACCGCAGAACGGTATCAAGACATATCGGCAGCAACGGATCGCCACATGGAATTTCGGTGGAGATTGGGAACATGGCTGAAGATTTAGCGCGATCGAGGGCGATTTCGGCGGGAGATAGCTCagacgatgatgattttCCAGAGCCCATCAAGTTCAGCGCGTCGGTGAAGGCGTTGCTAGGGGAGGATGCGTCGGGATTGGACacgtcgccgagaagaggTACCAGAGACGGATCGGAAAATCAACCTTATCAGAGGGAGGACGGTCGAAGACAGCATGTGAAGCAGGTCAGAATTGCGTCGCCAGATCAGCGTGCCAGTGCGAGTCCCCCGCTGAGGATTGTTCGTCTTGGATTGGAGTCGCGCCGCTCACCAAGTTCGCTTGGGGGAGAAGCCTCGATTTTGTCaggaagaggagagaggGAGTATAATGTCCACGAGGGGAATCGCGATGATTTTATCACCCCGGCACCGCGGACAAGAAGTGTTAGGATTGCGACAGGTTCGAGGAGCACGACTCGCTCTCCGTCAGCATCACTACCGTCAGCCAATGGAGGCTCATCTAGCGATGCTAGTAGGGTTGAGGAGCGGTCCTTTTTGGACGATGGCATGAAGAGCGGCCAAGACGACCGTAGTTATGCTCGAgctgggatgggaacggTACCCCGAACAAGGGCGGAAGTCGAGACTGGAGTTCAGGGTTCTCTACGAGTGAAGCGTGTGGGCAAATTGTCAGGTTCCTTTCTTAATGGTCCTGCAAGGAGAGGCGTCCTCCGGCGCCAGAGTGAGGAAGAGCCGCGCGCCGAGCATCAGGAAGAATCATTCCTTGATTCTGGATCTCGCAACAGATATGAAGAATCTCAGGAACCGTCGCCGTTGGAAGATTCTATGCTACGGAATAAGCGGTCCTTTGAGAGCCCGCGCGAATCTCCACGATTTTCAGACAACAATGTTGGCGCGTCATTATCTCGAACTCCTCAATCCATACCAATCCGGCAACGATCGCTCCGAAACAGTGGGAGTGGGAGTGTGAGCGCGCTGGAAAGTGGCTCCCCTCTTTCCCATCATCTCAATTCCTCGTCTGGATCCCGGCAGCGTCGGTCACCAAACGTCGATATGAATCCAGTATATCGTGTGCCTTCGCCGCCGGAGCTACCGGCAAAACATGATCAGGAGAATGGTCCACCGCCTACATTTAAGAGGACTAAACCTGAAGGGTTTGGACTGCTAAACAAAATCGAGAAGTTCTCTGTTCTACATGAAGAGGACAAAGGCGCCATCAAGGCCGCGCCAGAGACAGTATCCCCACGGAAGCCACTAGGGAAAGTCAGCAACAATACCCCTCGCCGACCTGCTCCGCCTCCTCCACCTAAAATGAGTGTGCTGGAAACCGCTACCGCCGTTGCCGGGGCCGCCAGCTCCTCGCAATCTAAGAGAAAGCGAGCGCAAGTATCTATCAACCGAAAGGTCTATACACGACTAGACTGCATAGGCCGTGGTGGCAGTTCACGAGTCTACCGCGTGATGGCTGAAAACTGTAAGATATTTGCGCTTAAGCGGGTGCACCTAGAGGATGTCGATCCCCATGCATTGGCTGGCTACAAAGGAGAAATCGATCTTTTGAAGAAGCTGCGGAATGTCGGGCGCGTCGTTCAACTGTTCGATTGGGAGATCAACGAGGAGAAACATGCACTAAGCGTTCTTATGGAGATGGGAGAATCGGATCTCCATCGGATCCTTACGCACAAATTGAACACCGAGGATGCTGTTTTCGATCCGGTCTTTGCTCGATTCTACTGGAAAGAGATGCTGGAATGCGTGCAAGCTGTACATGACTTTGACATTGTCCATTCCGATCTCAAACCTGCGAATTTCCTCCTGGTTCATGGCAGGCTCAAGCTTATCGATTTTGGGATTGCAAACACTATCCAAGACCACACAGTCAATGTGCACCGTGAACAGCAAATAGGAACTCCGAACTACATGGCTCCTGAAGCTCTTATCGATTGCAACGCTGCCCTTGGTCTTCCTGCCACCGCTGGAAAGATGATGAAATTGGGCAAACCGAGTGACGTGTGGAGCTTGGGGTGCATACTCTATCAGATGGTCTACGGCAAAGCGCCTTTTGCCCATATCGCCAAGCCCCTTGAACGGATCATGGCTATTCCCAATCCTAGAGTACCGATCAATTATCCTCCAGTCGGCGTGGGTAACGTATCCGTGCAATCAAACGTTCTGCGAACATTGAAGGGGTGTCTGCAACGCGATCAGGCACTTAGGCCAACGATAAAGCAATTACTCAGCCCTAACGATCCGTTCTTGTATCCGGAGACACACATGGAGGGTACGGTTCCTATAACCGAGGAGACGCTGGGCAGGATATTGACTAACGTTGTCAATCATTGCCGTGCTCGAGGACCTCCCACAGCCCAAGAATTGGCGGGGTGGCCGGCTGGGTTCTTTGCAAAGATTAAAGCTGCCATGGAAGAGGATAGATGA